The proteins below are encoded in one region of Apium graveolens cultivar Ventura chromosome 4, ASM990537v1, whole genome shotgun sequence:
- the LOC141720839 gene encoding protein PSK SIMULATOR 2-like isoform X1, translating to MGGLCTGGTIKHHHHHHHHHHRDVQSNNDFDHSSDNYSKDVVTKKTNDDVVEEENYDHGMNGSGFEIYDKKRTRHILDSGELNFNISTQFLNRRSAAARTSPTTKGPHMNSFFGKAGIVGLERAVDVLDTLGSSMTNMHAGSGFAYNLASRGNKVSILAFEVANTIAKGSNLLQSISEENIRILRDEILQSDGVLRLVSTDMTELLRIAAIDQREEFNIFSREVIRFGDLCKDPQWHNLDRYFSKFDSDPGVGKLRREEAEMTMQELLSLAQYTSELYHELHALDRFEQDYQRKVEEVESLHLPRKGEGLLILHSELKQQKKLVKSLKKKSLWSRSLVEVVEKLVDIVTFIHQNILEVFGDNVLGLSSSEEKASGKPDERLGIAGLALHYAHIVTQIDNIASRPTSLPPNMRDGLYSGLPINVKKTLRSRLLSLDVHEELSIPQMKTQMERTLKWLAPIAADTTKAHQGFGWVGEWANTGIEFGKTTKNSVIRLQTLYHADKGKMDRYILELVICLHRLISLVKYKDSGSKAQPVQSPIKKELVPDHETHSEVQKNTITLEAGNVTDNTMKRRKLLGKSKSLEFVMERRKSHKVRASSRSAGSSPRRALERRQSKSSILDVLDGIDQHTELSSI from the exons ATGGGAGGATTATGCACAGGTGGTACGATCaaacatcatcatcatcatcatcatcatcatcatcgtGATGTTCAAAGCAACAATGATTTTGATCATTCTTCCGATAACTATTCCAAGGATGTTGTTACTAAGAAGACCAATGATGATGTGGTTGAAGAGGAGAATTATGATCATGGAATGAATGGTTCTGGTTTCGAAATTTACGATAAGAAGAGAACTCGCCATATTTTGGACTCAGGGGAGCTAAATTTTAACATTTCTACTCAATTCTTGAATCGCCGATCAGCGGCTGCTCGGACTTCACCAACCACTAAG GGGCCTCATATGAACTCATTTTTTGGTAAAGCTGGCATTGTTGGCTTAGAGAGGGCAGTAGATGTTCTGGACACATTAGGAAGTAGCATGACAAATATGCACGCCGGAAGTGGATTTGCATATAATCTGGCTTCAAGGGGAAATAAAGTATCTATTCTGGCATTCGAAGTCGCTAATACCATTGCAAAAGGTTCAAATTTGTTACAATCTATTTCAGAAGAAAATATTCGAATCCTCAGAGATGAAATCTTGCAGTCAGATGGAGTACTGCGACTAGTTTCTACAGATATGACAGAGCTGCTTAGAATTGCTGCTATCGACCAAAG GGAAGAATTTAATATCTTTTCTCGAGAAGTAATTAGGTTTGGAGACCTCTGCAAGGACCCACAGTGGCACAATCTGGATCGTTACTTTTCGAA GTTTGATTCAGACCCTGGAGTTGGAAAACTGCGTAGAGAAGAGGCAGAGATGACAATGCAGGAACTCCTTAGTTTGGCCCAGTACACATCT GAATTGTATCATGAATTGCATGCTTTGGATAGATTTGAACAAGATTACCAAAGGAAGGTCGAAGAAGTGGAGTCTTTACATCTTCCTCGAAAAG GAGAGGGTCTCTTGATATTACATTCTGAGCTAAAGCAACAGAAGAAACTTGTAAAGAGCTTGAAAAAGAAATCACTCTGGTCTAGAAGTTTGGTGGAG GTTGTGGAGAAGCTTGTAGATATAGTCACCTTCATACATCAAAATATCCTGGAAGTGTTTGGAGACAATG TTTTAGGTTTATCGTCTTCCGAAGAAAAGGCTTCCGGAAAACCTGATGAAAGACTAGGCATTGCTGGTCTAGCTTTACATTATGCTCATATAGTCACTCAAATCGATAACATT GCATCCCGACCTACCTCTCTCCCTCCTAACATGAGAGACGGATTGTATAGCGGGTTACCAATCAATGTGAAGAAAACACTGCGGTCACGGTTGCTGTCGTTGGATGTTCATGAAGAA TTGTCCATTCCTCAAATGAAAACTCAAATGGAAAGGACCCTCAAATGGCTTGCTCCGATAGCTGCCGATACAACCAA AGCGCATCAAGGTTTTGGATGGGTTGGAGAGTGGGCAAATACTGG TATTGAATTTGGTAAGACAACAAAAAATAGCGTGATTCGACTCCAGACACTTTATCATGCAGATAAAGGGAAGATGGATCGATACATTCTTGAACTGGTTATTTGCCTTCATCGCCTAATCAGCCTTGTAAAATACAAAGACAGTGGATCTAAAGCTCAGCCAGTTCAATCTCCAATTAAAAAAGAATTGGTTCCAGATCATGAGACACATAGTGAAGTCCAGAAGAACACGATTACTTTGGAGGCTGGAAATGTGACAGATAACACAATGAAACGGAGAAAGCTGCTTGGGAAGAGCAAAAGCCTAGAATTTGTAATGGAAAGGAGGAAATCACATAAAGTCCGGGCATCAAGTAGGAGTGCTGGGAGCTCCCCAAGGAGAGCACTCGAGCGAAGGCAATCGAAATCTAGCATTTTGGATGTTTTGGATGGAATAGATCAACATACTGAGCTATCGTCAATCTAG
- the LOC141720839 gene encoding protein PSK SIMULATOR 2-like isoform X2, which translates to MNSFFGKAGIVGLERAVDVLDTLGSSMTNMHAGSGFAYNLASRGNKVSILAFEVANTIAKGSNLLQSISEENIRILRDEILQSDGVLRLVSTDMTELLRIAAIDQREEFNIFSREVIRFGDLCKDPQWHNLDRYFSKFDSDPGVGKLRREEAEMTMQELLSLAQYTSELYHELHALDRFEQDYQRKVEEVESLHLPRKGEGLLILHSELKQQKKLVKSLKKKSLWSRSLVEVVEKLVDIVTFIHQNILEVFGDNVLGLSSSEEKASGKPDERLGIAGLALHYAHIVTQIDNIASRPTSLPPNMRDGLYSGLPINVKKTLRSRLLSLDVHEELSIPQMKTQMERTLKWLAPIAADTTKAHQGFGWVGEWANTGIEFGKTTKNSVIRLQTLYHADKGKMDRYILELVICLHRLISLVKYKDSGSKAQPVQSPIKKELVPDHETHSEVQKNTITLEAGNVTDNTMKRRKLLGKSKSLEFVMERRKSHKVRASSRSAGSSPRRALERRQSKSSILDVLDGIDQHTELSSI; encoded by the exons ATGAACTCATTTTTTGGTAAAGCTGGCATTGTTGGCTTAGAGAGGGCAGTAGATGTTCTGGACACATTAGGAAGTAGCATGACAAATATGCACGCCGGAAGTGGATTTGCATATAATCTGGCTTCAAGGGGAAATAAAGTATCTATTCTGGCATTCGAAGTCGCTAATACCATTGCAAAAGGTTCAAATTTGTTACAATCTATTTCAGAAGAAAATATTCGAATCCTCAGAGATGAAATCTTGCAGTCAGATGGAGTACTGCGACTAGTTTCTACAGATATGACAGAGCTGCTTAGAATTGCTGCTATCGACCAAAG GGAAGAATTTAATATCTTTTCTCGAGAAGTAATTAGGTTTGGAGACCTCTGCAAGGACCCACAGTGGCACAATCTGGATCGTTACTTTTCGAA GTTTGATTCAGACCCTGGAGTTGGAAAACTGCGTAGAGAAGAGGCAGAGATGACAATGCAGGAACTCCTTAGTTTGGCCCAGTACACATCT GAATTGTATCATGAATTGCATGCTTTGGATAGATTTGAACAAGATTACCAAAGGAAGGTCGAAGAAGTGGAGTCTTTACATCTTCCTCGAAAAG GAGAGGGTCTCTTGATATTACATTCTGAGCTAAAGCAACAGAAGAAACTTGTAAAGAGCTTGAAAAAGAAATCACTCTGGTCTAGAAGTTTGGTGGAG GTTGTGGAGAAGCTTGTAGATATAGTCACCTTCATACATCAAAATATCCTGGAAGTGTTTGGAGACAATG TTTTAGGTTTATCGTCTTCCGAAGAAAAGGCTTCCGGAAAACCTGATGAAAGACTAGGCATTGCTGGTCTAGCTTTACATTATGCTCATATAGTCACTCAAATCGATAACATT GCATCCCGACCTACCTCTCTCCCTCCTAACATGAGAGACGGATTGTATAGCGGGTTACCAATCAATGTGAAGAAAACACTGCGGTCACGGTTGCTGTCGTTGGATGTTCATGAAGAA TTGTCCATTCCTCAAATGAAAACTCAAATGGAAAGGACCCTCAAATGGCTTGCTCCGATAGCTGCCGATACAACCAA AGCGCATCAAGGTTTTGGATGGGTTGGAGAGTGGGCAAATACTGG TATTGAATTTGGTAAGACAACAAAAAATAGCGTGATTCGACTCCAGACACTTTATCATGCAGATAAAGGGAAGATGGATCGATACATTCTTGAACTGGTTATTTGCCTTCATCGCCTAATCAGCCTTGTAAAATACAAAGACAGTGGATCTAAAGCTCAGCCAGTTCAATCTCCAATTAAAAAAGAATTGGTTCCAGATCATGAGACACATAGTGAAGTCCAGAAGAACACGATTACTTTGGAGGCTGGAAATGTGACAGATAACACAATGAAACGGAGAAAGCTGCTTGGGAAGAGCAAAAGCCTAGAATTTGTAATGGAAAGGAGGAAATCACATAAAGTCCGGGCATCAAGTAGGAGTGCTGGGAGCTCCCCAAGGAGAGCACTCGAGCGAAGGCAATCGAAATCTAGCATTTTGGATGTTTTGGATGGAATAGATCAACATACTGAGCTATCGTCAATCTAG
- the LOC141719529 gene encoding chaperone protein dnaJ 11, chloroplastic-like, translated as MASLFSSASSFHILTSSSPKFAPTVPSSARPRTFHTVSAVSSTANASRTGYYNSYIDQSMSTNASLYDVLGIQMGASHREIKTAYRSLARVMHPDVVSSKGKGDSSAEAFLQISAAYTTLSDAQKRAEYDLQILRTRLPYYSTATVNSRYKGYRSQRSWETDQCW; from the coding sequence ATGGCCTCTCTTTTCTCCTCGGCTTCAAGTTTCCACATTCTTACTTCTTCCAGTCCCAAGTTTGCTCCCACGGTTCCAAGTAGCGCGAGACCTCGTACGTTTCACACTGTCTCCGCGGTTTCATCAACAGCGAATGCAAGTAGGACCGGATATTATAACTCGTACATTGATCAATCAATGTCGACAAATGCTTCATTGTACGATGTTCTAGGAATTCAAATGGGAGCTTCACATCGCGAGATCAAAACTGCTTACAGGAGTTTGGCACGAGTAATGCACCCTGATGTAGTATCATCTAAAGGAAAGGGTGACTCGTCTGCGGAGGCTTTCTTGCAGATTAGTGCAGCTTATACTACTTTGTCTGATGCGCAGAAACGAGCAGAGTatgatcttcaaattttaaggaCAAGATTACCGTATTATTCAACCGCAACTGTTAATTCAAGGTATAAGGGCTACAGGAGCCAGAGATCATGGGAAACTGATCAGTGTTGGTAG
- the LOC141720840 gene encoding synaptotagmin-2-like isoform X1: MGIVSSFMGIFGFGLGITIGLIIGYYLFIYFQPTHVENPVVPTLAEQDFKALKTLLPEIPVWIKYPDHDRIDWLNKFIETLWPYLDKAICKTVRTIAQPIIAEQIPKYKIDSVQFEVLSLGSLPPVFTGMKVYNTEEKELIMEPSLKWAGNPNVLVAVKAFGLRATVQVVDLQVFACPRITLKPLVPNIPCFAKILVSLMEKPHVDFGLKLLGADVMSIPGLYRFVQDRIKDQVANMYLWPKTLEVQIMDPAKAAKRPVGILQVKVVRATKLKKKDLLGASDPYVKLKLSEDKLPSKKTTVKQKNLNPEWNEEFHLVVKDPESQVLEIVVYDWEKIGTHERMGMNVVPVKVLTPDEAKVLTLDLRKNMDPEDVQNEKLRGQLVLEAVYKPFKGDEIPFDPGNSSDVQKAPEGTPAGGGLLVIIVHEGQSMEGKNHTNPSIRLLFRGEVKKTKTVKKNRDPRWEEEFQFMLEEPPINDRIHVEVVSTSSRLSVYPKETLGYVDIYLSDVIKNKRINERYHLIDSKNGMIQIEMQWRTSS; encoded by the exons ATGGGTATTGTGAGCAGTTTTATGGGGATTTTTGGGTTTGGACTGGGAATCACAATTGGtcttattattggatattacCTCTTCATCTATTTCCAGCCAACTCATGTTGAG AATCCTGTTGTTCCTACTTTAGCTGAGCAAGACTTTAAAGCTTTAAAAACTCTGCTTCCAGAGATTCCGGTTTGGATAAAATATCCAGACCATGACCGC ATTGATTGGCTAAATAAGTTCATCGAGACCTTGTGGCCTTATCTGGACAAG GCAATTTGCAAGACTGTCAGGACTATAGCACAGCCCATTATTGCTGAACAAATTCCAAAGTATAAAATTGATTCAGTTCAATTTGAAGTTCTATCTTTAGGAAGCCTACCTCCTGTCTTTACAG GAATGAAAGTCTATAATACAGAGGAGAAGGAATTGATAATGGAACCATCATTGAAGTGGGCAGGGAACCCCAACGTCCTTGTAGCAGTTAAGGCATTTGGGTTAAGAGCCACCGTTCAG GTGGTTGACTTGCAAGTATTTGCCTGTCCACGTATTACTTTGAAGCCATTAGTTCCAAATATTCCTTGTTTTGCGAAAATATTAGTCTCGCTCATGGAGAAG CCTCATGTTGACTTTGGATTAAAATTGCTAGGAGCAGATGTAATGTCCATCCCGGGCCTGTATAGATTTGTCCAG GATCGTATTAAGGACCAGGTTGCAAATATGTATCTATGGCCTAAAACACTTGAAGTACAGATAATGGATCCTGCAAA GGCTGCCAAGAGACCTGTAGGGATTCTCCAAGTGAAGGTTGTGAGGGCAACAAAGCTTAAAAAGAAAGATTTATTGGGTGCTTCAGACCCTTATGTGAAATTAAAACTTAGCGAAGACAAACTTCCATCAAAGAAAACAACAGTAAAACAGAAAAACTTGAACCCTGAATGGAATGAAGAATTCCATTTAGTCGTCAAGGATCCTGAGTCTCAGGTTCTGGAGATTGTTGTGTATGACTGGGAGAAG ATTGGCACACATGAAAGAATGGGTATGAATGTTGTGCCAGTGAAAGTTCTTACACCTGATGAAGCCAAAGTTCTAACACTTGATTTGCGGAAAAACATGGACCCTGAAGATGTTCAAAATGAAAAACTACGTGGCCAGCTTGTTCTTGAAGCGGTTTACAAACCTTTCAAGGGCGATGAGATTCCATTTGATCCTGGTAATTCTAGCGACGTGCAAAAGGCTCCTGAAGGAACACCTGCTGGCGGGGGTTTGCTTGTAATTATTGTTCACGAGGGTCAAAGTATGGAAGGAAAGAACCACACAAATCCGTCAATTCGTCTATTATTTAGAGGAGAAGTAAAAAAAACCAAG ACTGTGAAGAAAAACCGAGATCCAAGATGGGAGGAGGAGTTTCAGTTCATGCTGGAGGAGCCACCTATTAATGACAGGATTCATGTGGAAGTTGTTAGTACTTCAAGTAGGCTGAGTGTATATCCCAAG GAAACACTGGGTTACGTAGATATTTACCTTTCGGATGTGATCAAGAACAAGAGGATAAACGAGAGGTACCACCTCATTGATTCAAAAAATGGTATGATTCAGATTGAGATGCAATGGAGGACTTCATCTTGA
- the LOC141720840 gene encoding synaptotagmin-2-like isoform X2: MTAYIQIDWLNKFIETLWPYLDKAICKTVRTIAQPIIAEQIPKYKIDSVQFEVLSLGSLPPVFTGMKVYNTEEKELIMEPSLKWAGNPNVLVAVKAFGLRATVQVVDLQVFACPRITLKPLVPNIPCFAKILVSLMEKPHVDFGLKLLGADVMSIPGLYRFVQDRIKDQVANMYLWPKTLEVQIMDPAKAAKRPVGILQVKVVRATKLKKKDLLGASDPYVKLKLSEDKLPSKKTTVKQKNLNPEWNEEFHLVVKDPESQVLEIVVYDWEKIGTHERMGMNVVPVKVLTPDEAKVLTLDLRKNMDPEDVQNEKLRGQLVLEAVYKPFKGDEIPFDPGNSSDVQKAPEGTPAGGGLLVIIVHEGQSMEGKNHTNPSIRLLFRGEVKKTKTVKKNRDPRWEEEFQFMLEEPPINDRIHVEVVSTSSRLSVYPKETLGYVDIYLSDVIKNKRINERYHLIDSKNGMIQIEMQWRTSS, encoded by the exons ATGACCGC TTATATTCAGATTGATTGGCTAAATAAGTTCATCGAGACCTTGTGGCCTTATCTGGACAAG GCAATTTGCAAGACTGTCAGGACTATAGCACAGCCCATTATTGCTGAACAAATTCCAAAGTATAAAATTGATTCAGTTCAATTTGAAGTTCTATCTTTAGGAAGCCTACCTCCTGTCTTTACAG GAATGAAAGTCTATAATACAGAGGAGAAGGAATTGATAATGGAACCATCATTGAAGTGGGCAGGGAACCCCAACGTCCTTGTAGCAGTTAAGGCATTTGGGTTAAGAGCCACCGTTCAG GTGGTTGACTTGCAAGTATTTGCCTGTCCACGTATTACTTTGAAGCCATTAGTTCCAAATATTCCTTGTTTTGCGAAAATATTAGTCTCGCTCATGGAGAAG CCTCATGTTGACTTTGGATTAAAATTGCTAGGAGCAGATGTAATGTCCATCCCGGGCCTGTATAGATTTGTCCAG GATCGTATTAAGGACCAGGTTGCAAATATGTATCTATGGCCTAAAACACTTGAAGTACAGATAATGGATCCTGCAAA GGCTGCCAAGAGACCTGTAGGGATTCTCCAAGTGAAGGTTGTGAGGGCAACAAAGCTTAAAAAGAAAGATTTATTGGGTGCTTCAGACCCTTATGTGAAATTAAAACTTAGCGAAGACAAACTTCCATCAAAGAAAACAACAGTAAAACAGAAAAACTTGAACCCTGAATGGAATGAAGAATTCCATTTAGTCGTCAAGGATCCTGAGTCTCAGGTTCTGGAGATTGTTGTGTATGACTGGGAGAAG ATTGGCACACATGAAAGAATGGGTATGAATGTTGTGCCAGTGAAAGTTCTTACACCTGATGAAGCCAAAGTTCTAACACTTGATTTGCGGAAAAACATGGACCCTGAAGATGTTCAAAATGAAAAACTACGTGGCCAGCTTGTTCTTGAAGCGGTTTACAAACCTTTCAAGGGCGATGAGATTCCATTTGATCCTGGTAATTCTAGCGACGTGCAAAAGGCTCCTGAAGGAACACCTGCTGGCGGGGGTTTGCTTGTAATTATTGTTCACGAGGGTCAAAGTATGGAAGGAAAGAACCACACAAATCCGTCAATTCGTCTATTATTTAGAGGAGAAGTAAAAAAAACCAAG ACTGTGAAGAAAAACCGAGATCCAAGATGGGAGGAGGAGTTTCAGTTCATGCTGGAGGAGCCACCTATTAATGACAGGATTCATGTGGAAGTTGTTAGTACTTCAAGTAGGCTGAGTGTATATCCCAAG GAAACACTGGGTTACGTAGATATTTACCTTTCGGATGTGATCAAGAACAAGAGGATAAACGAGAGGTACCACCTCATTGATTCAAAAAATGGTATGATTCAGATTGAGATGCAATGGAGGACTTCATCTTGA